The following proteins are encoded in a genomic region of Gymnogyps californianus isolate 813 chromosome 19, ASM1813914v2, whole genome shotgun sequence:
- the CACNG5 gene encoding voltage-dependent calcium channel gamma-5 subunit → MLLGMSACGRKALTLLSSVFAVCGLGLLGISVSTDYWLYLEEGIVQPQNQTAEIKLSLHSGLWRVCFLAGEERGRCFTIEYVMPMNIQLTSESTINVLKMIRSATPFPLVSLFFMFIGFILSNIGHIRPHRTILAFVSGIFFILSGLSLVVGLVLYISSINDEMLNRTKDSETFFSYKYGWSFAFSAISFLLTESAGVMSVYLFMKRYTAEDIYRPHPGFYRPRLSNCSDYSGQFLHPDAWARGRSPSDISSEASLQMNSNYPALLKCPDYDQMSSSPC, encoded by the exons ATGCTGTTGGGAATGAGCGCCTGTGGCAGGAAGGCGCTGACCCTGCTCAGCAGCGTGTTCGCCGTCTGCGGCCTCGGCCTCCTGGGCATCTCCGTCAGCACCGACTACTGGCTCTACCTGGAGGAGGGCATCGTCCAGCCCCAAAACCAGACGGCCGAAATCAAACTGTCGCTGCACTCGGGGCTCTGGAGGGTCTGCTTTCTAGCAG GTGAAGAGCGTGGCCGGTGCTTCACTATCGAATACGTCATGCCCATGAACATCCAGCTGACGTCTGAATCCACAATCAACGTCCTGA AGATGATCCGCTCTGCCACCCCATTCCCTCTGGTCAGCCTCTTCTTCATGTTCATCGGCTTCATCCTGAGCAACATCGGCCACATTCGGCCGCACCGGACCATCCTCGCCTTTGTCTCGGGGATATTCTTCATCCTGTCGG GTCTGTCCCTCGTGGTGGGGCTGGTGCTCTACATATCCAGCATTAATGACGAGATGCTGAACAGGACCAAGGACTCAGAAACATTCTTCAGTTACAAATACGGATGGTCGTTTGCCTTCTCTGCCATCTCATTCCTTCTCACAGAG AGCGCCGGGGTGATGTCCGTTTACCTGTTCATGAAGCGATACACGGCCGAGGACATCTACCGACCTCACCCCGGCTTCTACCGTCCCCGTCTGAGCAACTGCTCCGACTACTCGGGGCAGTTCTTGCACCCGGACGCGTGGGCGCGGGGACGCAGCCCTTCGGATATCTCCAGCGAGGCATCCCTGCAGATGAACAGTAACTACCCGGCTCTGCTCAAGTGTCCCGACTACGACCAGATGTCCTCGTCCCCGTGCTGA